ATCCACACCCCGGCCGTCGACAGCGCGACCGCCAGCAGCGTGTCGCCGTCGCCGAAGTCGGGGAAGAACGCCCCGAGCGTGGCAGTGATGAAGACCCAGTAGAACGCGTTGCCCGCCATCGTGCTGGCCCAGAATCCCACCGCGGAGTTGAAGCCGGCGTAGTCGCCGAAGCCCGCCTTCGCATAGATGAACACGCCCGAGTCGAGCTCGGGCTTGCGGATCGCGAGGGTCTGGAAGCAGAACGCGAGCATGAGCATGCCGGTGCCGGCGATGGTCCACGCGATGAGGGCGCCCGCGACGCCGGTGGCCGTGCCGAAACGGGCCGGGAGGGAGAACACCCCTGCCCCGACCATCGAGCCGATGACCATCGCGGTCAGGACCGGACGACTGACCTTGGCGGCCGTCCCGCCCTGGGCGGTGGTGACGTCAGCATCAGCCATGATGCGAACCTAGCGCAGCGCGGTGGGCGCCGAACAGGCCTTATTCGCCGCCGACGGCCTCCAGGACCACGCGGTCGGCCATCAGCCGGCCCGAGCGCGTGAGCACGACGCGGTCGCCGAGCGGCTCGAGCCAGCCCGCCGCGATGAACGGCGCGACGTCGCCGAGCAGTGCCGGCTCGATCCCCTCGGCCAGCCGGATGCGCAGCATGACGTCCTCGAGGTGGCGGGCCTGAGCGTCGGGCCGCTCGCCGTCGGCACGCGGCGACTCCCCCGCGGCGAGGCGCTGGGCGTAGGCGGCCGGATGCTTGACGTTCCACCAGCGCTCGCCGTCGACGAACGAGTGGGCGCCCGGGCCGACGCCCCACCACTCGCCACCGTTCCAGTAGCCCACGTTGTGACGGCACTGCGCGGCCTCGTCGCGGGCCCAGTTCGAGAGCTCGTACCAGCGCAGCCCGGCGGCCTCGAGCAGGTCGTCGGCCAGCAGGTACTTGTCGGCGGTCTCGTCGTCGTCGGGCATGACCACCTCGCCGCGGCGCACCTTGCGGGCGAACGCGGTGCCGTCCTCGACGATCAGGGCGTAGGCGCTGATGTGGTCGGGCTGCATCTCCAGGGCCGACTCGACGGTGTGACGCCAGTCGTCCATCGACTCCGACGGCGTGCCGTAGATCAGGTCGAGGCTGACCTGCTCGAAGCCTGCCTCGCGCGCCCACGCGACGGCCTGCGGGACGCGCTCGGGATCGTGGGTGCGGTCGAGCACCGAGAGCACGTGCCGCACGGCCGACTGCATGCCGAACGAGATCCGGGTGAACCCGCCCTCGCGCAGCTCGGCCAGGGACTGAGGCGAGACGCTGTCGGGGTTGGCCTCGGTGGTGACCTCGGCGCCCGGCGCGAGACCGAGACGGTCGTCGACGGAACGCAGGAAGCGCACGAGGTCGGCCGCGGGCACCTGCGACGGCGTGCCGCCGCCCACGAACACCGTGTCCACGGTGCGCTCGGGAACGCGAGCCAGCTCGCTCAGCGCCGCCTCGATGTAGGTGGAGCGGGAGGCGCCGACGACGTCGGGCCCGCCGAGCTCGTCGGCGGTGTACGTGTTGAAGTCGCAGTAGCCGCACCGCACGGAGCAGAACGGCACGTGCAGGTAGATGCCGAACGCCACGCCCCCAGCGTACGGGGCGGCCCCGCGGTCAGGCCCCGGCGTAGAAGCCGTCGAGGACGTCGGAGTAGCGGTCCTCCACGACGCGCCGCTTCACCTTCATGCTCGGCGTGATCTCACCGGACTCGATCGACAGGTCGTGGTCCAGCACGGCCCACTTCTTGATCGTCTCCCACGGGTTGAGCTTGGCGTTGAGCTCCTCGACGTCCTGGGCGATCTGCTGCTGGATCCCCGGCGACGAGACGATCTCCTGGTAGGACTTGCCCTCCATGCCGTGGTTCGCGGCCCAGGCGTCGACGGCGTCAGGATCCAACGTGATGAGCGCCGAGCAGAACTTGCGGTCGTTGCCGTGGACCACCATCTGGCTGGCCAGCGGGCAGACCGCCTTGAACGCGCCCTCGATGTGCGACGGCGCGACGTACTTGCCGCCCGACGTCTTGAAGAGGTCCTTCTTGCGGTCGGTGATGCGCAGGTAGCCGTCGGCGTCGAACTCGCCGATGTCGCCCGTGGCGAGCCAGCCGTCGTCGACCAGCGCGGAGGCGGACTCGGACTCGAGGTTGTGGTAGCCACGCATGACGCCGGGGCCCTTGATGAGGATCTCCCCGTCGGTCGCGATCTTGACCTCGGTGCCCGGGAAGGGGCGGCCGACCGTGCCGATGCGGAAGTCGTCGGGGTGGCCGACGACGGCGCCGGCCGAGGTCTCGGTCAGGCCGTAGCCCTCGAGGACCAGGATGCCCGCGGCGTGGAACCACTCGGCGATGTCGGTGGACAGCGCCGCGGCACCGGAGATGAAGAAGCGGACCCGGCCGCCGAAGCGGTCGCGGACCTTGGAGAAGACCAGCTTGTCGGCGACGGCGTGCTGCGCCTTGAGCGGCAGCGGCACGGGCTTTCCGGCCCGCTCCAGTCGCGACTTCTGCAGGCCGACGCGCTCGGCCCAGTGGAAGAGCTTGAGCTTGGCGCCGCCCTCCTCCTCCATCATGCCGACGATGCGGCCGTAGGCCTTCTCGAAGATGCGCGGCGCGGCGCCCATGAACGTGGGCCTCACGACGGCGAGGTTCTCCACGATCTTCGGCACGCGGCCGTCGACGGCGCACGGGAATCCGACGGCGAGCTGCGTCGTGAGCAGCACCTTGCCGAACGAGTGCGCCATGGGCAGCCAGCGGTACTCGAGGTCGTCGATCGTCAGCAGGCCCGGAGCGGCGACGGCGGCGCCCTCGTACGTCCAGCAGTCGTGGACGAGGCGGACGCCCTTGGGACGTCCGGTGGTGCCAGACGTGTAGATCAGGGTCGCCAGCGACTCGGGGCCGGTGGCGGCGACGCGCTCCTGGACGACGCCGGGGTGGTCGGCGAGGTACTTCTCGCCCTCGGCGATCAGTTCCTCCAGCGAGATCACCCAGTCGCCGTCGGTCTCACCCTCGAAGGCGACGACCTTCATGACCTGCGGCAGCTCGGAGCGACCGTCGCGCAGCTTCGCGATCTGGGCGTCGTCCTCGGCGAACACGACGCGGCTCTCGGAGTCGGACAGGATGTAGACGACGTCGGTCGTCACGGTGCTGGGGTAGACCGTGGTGGTGGCCGCGCCCGCGGCGTTGATCGCGAGATCGGACAGGATCCACTCGATGCGGGTGCCGGACGCGATCGCGACCCGCTCCTCGGGCTCGATACCCAGGGCGACCAGGCCCGCCGCGAGCTTCGTGACCTGCTCACCCGCCTGGTTCCAGGTCAGCGAGTGCCAGTTCTCGTCGGCATCGGGGTAGCGGAACGCCTCGCGAGGCCCTGAGGCCTCGACGCGGCCGAAGAACAGCTCGCCGACGTTGCGAGCACGGTTCTGGACGATCAAGAGCTGGTCGGCTTCGGAAACAGCCATTGGAGTTCTCCCGGGGACGGTCGGCAAGCGTGTGATGCACGTCACCCTATACGCGCGGAGGGCCTCGTTACCGAACAGTCACGAAATCGACCCGGGCGCGAGACGGCCCCGCCGCCC
This genomic interval from Aeromicrobium choanae contains the following:
- the hemW gene encoding radical SAM family heme chaperone HemW produces the protein MAFGIYLHVPFCSVRCGYCDFNTYTADELGGPDVVGASRSTYIEAALSELARVPERTVDTVFVGGGTPSQVPAADLVRFLRSVDDRLGLAPGAEVTTEANPDSVSPQSLAELREGGFTRISFGMQSAVRHVLSVLDRTHDPERVPQAVAWAREAGFEQVSLDLIYGTPSESMDDWRHTVESALEMQPDHISAYALIVEDGTAFARKVRRGEVVMPDDDETADKYLLADDLLEAAGLRWYELSNWARDEAAQCRHNVGYWNGGEWWGVGPGAHSFVDGERWWNVKHPAAYAQRLAAGESPRADGERPDAQARHLEDVMLRIRLAEGIEPALLGDVAPFIAAGWLEPLGDRVVLTRSGRLMADRVVLEAVGGE
- a CDS encoding AMP-dependent synthetase/ligase, which produces MAVSEADQLLIVQNRARNVGELFFGRVEASGPREAFRYPDADENWHSLTWNQAGEQVTKLAAGLVALGIEPEERVAIASGTRIEWILSDLAINAAGAATTTVYPSTVTTDVVYILSDSESRVVFAEDDAQIAKLRDGRSELPQVMKVVAFEGETDGDWVISLEELIAEGEKYLADHPGVVQERVAATGPESLATLIYTSGTTGRPKGVRLVHDCWTYEGAAVAAPGLLTIDDLEYRWLPMAHSFGKVLLTTQLAVGFPCAVDGRVPKIVENLAVVRPTFMGAAPRIFEKAYGRIVGMMEEEGGAKLKLFHWAERVGLQKSRLERAGKPVPLPLKAQHAVADKLVFSKVRDRFGGRVRFFISGAAALSTDIAEWFHAAGILVLEGYGLTETSAGAVVGHPDDFRIGTVGRPFPGTEVKIATDGEILIKGPGVMRGYHNLESESASALVDDGWLATGDIGEFDADGYLRITDRKKDLFKTSGGKYVAPSHIEGAFKAVCPLASQMVVHGNDRKFCSALITLDPDAVDAWAANHGMEGKSYQEIVSSPGIQQQIAQDVEELNAKLNPWETIKKWAVLDHDLSIESGEITPSMKVKRRVVEDRYSDVLDGFYAGA